From one Streptomyces sp. ICC1 genomic stretch:
- the araD gene encoding L-ribulose-5-phosphate 4-epimerase AraD, with translation MSENFLGDLRREVLAANLRIPEAGLATLTWGNVSGVDREAGVFVIKPSGVSYADLAEEDLVVVALEDGRVVEGHLRPSTDTETHRCLYRAFPSIGGVTHTHSTHAVAFAQARRPIPVLGTTHADTFNGPVPVTEDLTAEQCARDYEYNTGQVIVARLDGDPRRADEVPGALVSRHGPFTWGATAKAALENAVVCEAVAEMALHTLALGSRLGEASEPPKHLLDRHFTRKHGPDAYYGNAPHTPNI, from the coding sequence GTGAGCGAGAACTTCCTGGGGGACCTCCGTCGTGAGGTCCTCGCGGCCAACCTGCGCATCCCGGAGGCCGGTCTCGCCACCCTCACCTGGGGAAACGTCAGCGGAGTGGACCGGGAGGCCGGCGTCTTCGTCATCAAGCCGTCCGGGGTCTCCTACGCCGACCTCGCCGAGGAGGACCTGGTGGTGGTGGCGCTGGAGGACGGGCGGGTAGTCGAGGGGCACCTGAGGCCGTCCACCGACACCGAAACCCACCGGTGCCTCTACCGGGCCTTCCCCTCCATCGGGGGCGTCACCCACACGCACTCGACGCACGCCGTCGCCTTCGCCCAGGCGCGCCGCCCGATCCCCGTACTCGGCACGACGCACGCCGACACCTTCAACGGGCCCGTTCCCGTGACGGAGGACCTCACCGCCGAGCAGTGCGCGCGGGACTACGAGTACAACACCGGACAGGTGATCGTCGCCCGGCTCGACGGCGACCCCCGGCGGGCCGACGAGGTCCCCGGAGCGCTCGTCTCACGACACGGACCCTTCACCTGGGGTGCCACCGCGAAGGCGGCGCTGGAGAACGCCGTCGTCTGCGAGGCCGTGGCGGAGATGGCACTGCACACGCTGGCGCTGGGGTCCCGTCTCGGGGAAGCCTCCGAACCGCCGAAGCACCTGCTGGACCGGCACTTCACCCGCAAGCACGGACCGGACGCCTACTACGGCAACGCCCCTCACACCCCGAACATCTGA